One window from the genome of Nicotiana tomentosiformis chromosome 5, ASM39032v3, whole genome shotgun sequence encodes:
- the LOC138892418 gene encoding uncharacterized protein, which produces MTILYHRGKAKVVADSLSLMAENIGSLDFIPATPDMFNSDLLAIERATNALANIFARLDISEPSRVLAFVVMQSSLIIHINARQCDDPHFHVLKDTWLGGGSKEVVIGDDGVL; this is translated from the exons ATGACTATCTTGTACCATCGGGGTAAGGCAAAGGTGGTGGCAGATTCCTTGAGTTTAATGGCAGAGAATATAGGTAGTTTGGATTTCATACCAGCAACTCCCGACATGTTCAATAGTGATCTTTTGGCCATTGAAAGGGCAACCAATG ctttggctaatatatttgcaAGATTAGATATTTCCGAGCCTAGTAGAGTTCTTGCTTTTGTTGTTATGCAGTCATCCTTGATTATTCACATTAACGCTCGTCAAtgtgatgatccccattttcatGTCCTCAAGGACACATGGTTGGGAGGTGGTTCCAAGGAGGTGGtcattggagatgatggtgtattatga